One genomic segment of Microbacterium sp. ProA8 includes these proteins:
- a CDS encoding glycosyltransferase family 2 protein, translating into MTQQTRSVLVIVPAWNEEKNVGHTVREILTAGDDYDVVVVDDGSTDGTATVARDAGATVVSLPFNMGVGGAMKTGFTYAQRHGYQSAVQVDADGQHNPADIAKVLEGLDRADISIGARFADVGNYEARGPRRWAMVFLATVLTNVAKVRLTDVTSGFRAANARAIDQYVVYYPAEYLGDTVDSLVAAIHAGLSVTQIPVAMRARMHGRPSQGAIGSTIYLLRSVFALALALMRGGLTKKLRS; encoded by the coding sequence GTGACACAACAGACCCGATCCGTATTGGTCATCGTGCCGGCATGGAACGAGGAGAAGAACGTCGGTCACACGGTCCGCGAGATCCTGACGGCCGGGGACGATTATGACGTCGTCGTCGTCGACGACGGCTCGACCGACGGCACGGCGACCGTGGCCCGCGACGCGGGTGCGACCGTCGTCTCGCTCCCGTTCAACATGGGCGTCGGCGGGGCCATGAAGACCGGCTTCACTTACGCTCAGCGGCACGGCTACCAGAGCGCCGTGCAGGTGGATGCGGACGGGCAGCATAATCCTGCGGATATCGCGAAGGTCCTGGAAGGACTCGACCGCGCCGACATCTCGATCGGTGCTCGATTCGCCGACGTCGGGAACTACGAAGCTCGCGGCCCTCGGCGATGGGCGATGGTGTTCCTCGCGACGGTGCTGACGAACGTCGCGAAGGTACGGCTTACCGATGTCACGAGCGGTTTCCGTGCCGCGAACGCCCGTGCGATCGATCAGTATGTCGTGTATTACCCGGCCGAGTATCTGGGAGATACCGTCGACTCGCTCGTCGCCGCCATCCACGCGGGGCTGTCGGTGACGCAGATCCCGGTCGCGATGCGTGCGCGAATGCACGGTCGCCCGAGTCAAGGTGCGATCGGCTCGACGATCTACCTCCTCAGATCGGTGTTCGCGCTCGCACTGGCTCTGATGCGCGGTGGCCTGACGAAGAAGTTGCGATCGTGA
- a CDS encoding DUF2304 domain-containing protein, translated as MIVVLGIAFALGVLGVIFWLLLTRRLREKYAVLWFIIGLAILVLTVFPGLLDGLATLVGVELPANLLFILALALLIGVTLHQSWELSTAEDEIRRVAEEVAILRAEVERLDRVLDEAPQRGGDEGGDHRSD; from the coding sequence GTGATCGTCGTTCTCGGCATCGCCTTCGCGCTCGGTGTGCTGGGCGTGATCTTCTGGCTCCTGCTGACGCGCCGGCTCCGCGAGAAGTATGCGGTGCTCTGGTTCATCATCGGTCTCGCCATTCTCGTCCTCACGGTCTTCCCCGGACTTCTCGACGGCCTGGCGACGCTGGTCGGGGTGGAGCTGCCGGCGAATCTGCTCTTCATCCTTGCTCTCGCCCTCCTCATCGGCGTGACGCTGCACCAGTCCTGGGAACTCTCGACCGCAGAGGATGAGATCAGAAGGGTTGCGGAGGAGGTGGCGATCCTCCGCGCGGAGGTCGAGCGGCTCGATCGCGTCCTTGATGAAGCGCCCCAGCGTGGTGGTGACGAAGGTGGTGACCACCGGTCGGACTGA
- a CDS encoding glycosyltransferase family 2 protein, which translates to MDLDICVPYWGDPAMFIRTIESVRRQTDPRWRLTIIDDGYPGEAIAEHVASIADPRIRYRRNHLNAGIIENFRRAIAAAEGSHVVVLGSDDLLLPGYVEHIRATIAEDPLVDVIQPRVRVIDGDGQPARSLADAVKLGLLTPKHPTEFEGESMAATLLRGNWLYWPSLALRTETASSIGFRDGLPIILDLALLIDIAFAGGRLRYTDVECFAYRRHAASLSQTTLRDGTRFEDERRFYRETAARAEARGWRRAAAAARLRPMSRLHALTQLPQTITAGSTASRRATWLLAAGR; encoded by the coding sequence ATGGACCTCGACATCTGCGTTCCCTACTGGGGCGATCCGGCGATGTTCATCCGGACCATCGAGTCGGTCAGAAGGCAGACGGATCCTCGGTGGCGGCTCACGATCATCGACGACGGCTATCCGGGAGAGGCGATCGCCGAACACGTCGCATCGATCGCAGATCCGCGGATCCGGTATCGGCGAAACCACCTGAATGCGGGGATCATCGAGAACTTCCGGCGCGCGATCGCCGCTGCCGAGGGTTCTCACGTCGTGGTGCTCGGATCGGATGACCTCCTGCTCCCGGGATATGTCGAGCACATCCGCGCGACCATCGCGGAGGATCCCCTCGTCGACGTGATCCAGCCGAGGGTGCGGGTCATCGACGGTGACGGTCAACCGGCGCGCTCACTCGCTGACGCGGTGAAGCTCGGTCTCCTGACGCCGAAGCATCCGACGGAGTTCGAAGGCGAGTCGATGGCCGCAACGCTTCTGCGGGGCAACTGGCTGTACTGGCCGTCGCTCGCCCTCCGAACAGAGACGGCGTCGAGCATCGGATTCCGCGATGGACTGCCGATCATCCTCGACCTCGCGCTCTTGATCGACATCGCATTCGCAGGCGGCAGACTGCGTTACACGGACGTGGAATGCTTCGCATATCGCCGCCACGCTGCAAGCCTCTCCCAGACGACGCTGCGCGACGGGACCCGCTTCGAGGACGAGCGCCGCTTCTATCGTGAGACCGCAGCTCGCGCCGAAGCCCGCGGCTGGCGTCGAGCGGCCGCGGCGGCACGCCTTCGGCCGATGTCCCGCTTGCATGCGCTGACGCAGTTGCCTCAGACGATCACGGCCGGGTCGACCGCCTCGAGAAGGGCCACCTGGCTACTGGCCGCAGGCCGCTGA
- the glf gene encoding UDP-galactopyranose mutase has protein sequence MDLLIVGSGFFGLTIAERAAASGRKVTVIDRRNHIGGNAYSEKEPETGIEVHRYGAHLFHTSNPSVWEYVNRFTAFTSYVHRVYTTHKGVVYPLPINLGTINQFFQAAYSPSEARALVHEQAGEYDAQHAANLEEKGIALIGRPLYQAFIRDYTAKQWQTEPTELPAEVISRLPVRYTYDNRYFNDTWEGLPVDGYTAWLERMADHPNIDVKLSTDFFDDAQPLNKQATVGQVPVVYTGPVDRYFDYAEGALSWRTLDFEQEVLQVGDFQGTSVMNYADADTPFTRIHEFKHFHPERADRYPTDKTVIVREYSRFAGTGDEPYYPVNTPADRNGLLAYRELAKSEQGVLFGGRLGTYQYLDMHMAIGSALSMWNNQLS, from the coding sequence ATGGATCTCCTCATCGTCGGCTCCGGCTTCTTCGGTCTCACGATCGCCGAGCGGGCAGCGGCATCCGGTCGGAAAGTGACCGTCATCGATCGTCGGAACCACATCGGCGGGAATGCGTACAGCGAGAAGGAGCCCGAGACGGGCATCGAGGTGCACCGTTACGGAGCACACCTGTTCCACACGTCGAATCCCTCCGTGTGGGAGTACGTCAACCGCTTCACCGCCTTCACGAGCTACGTCCATCGCGTCTACACGACGCACAAGGGCGTCGTCTATCCCTTGCCGATCAATCTCGGCACGATCAACCAGTTCTTCCAGGCCGCCTACTCACCCTCGGAGGCCCGCGCTCTCGTGCACGAACAGGCGGGCGAGTACGACGCGCAGCATGCCGCGAACCTCGAGGAGAAAGGCATCGCGCTGATCGGGCGGCCGCTGTACCAGGCGTTCATCCGCGACTACACCGCGAAGCAGTGGCAGACCGAGCCGACGGAGCTCCCGGCGGAAGTCATCAGCAGGCTGCCCGTGCGTTACACGTACGACAACCGGTACTTCAACGACACGTGGGAAGGGCTCCCCGTCGACGGTTACACGGCGTGGCTCGAGCGGATGGCCGATCACCCGAACATCGACGTGAAGCTCTCGACGGACTTCTTCGACGACGCGCAACCGCTCAACAAGCAGGCGACCGTCGGGCAGGTCCCCGTGGTCTACACGGGTCCCGTGGACCGGTACTTCGACTACGCCGAGGGCGCGCTGTCGTGGCGGACCCTCGACTTCGAGCAGGAGGTCCTGCAGGTCGGCGACTTCCAGGGGACGTCGGTGATGAACTACGCGGATGCCGACACGCCCTTCACCCGCATCCACGAGTTCAAGCATTTCCACCCCGAGCGCGCCGACCGATACCCCACGGACAAGACGGTCATCGTCCGCGAATACTCGCGCTTCGCCGGGACGGGCGACGAACCGTACTACCCCGTCAACACGCCGGCAGATCGCAACGGTCTGCTCGCGTATCGGGAGCTTGCGAAGAGCGAGCAGGGCGTCCTGTTCGGCGGCCGACTCGGCACGTATCAGTATCTCGACATGCACATGGCCATCGGCTCCGCGCTCTCGATGTGGAACAACCAGCTCAGCTGA
- a CDS encoding glycosyltransferase, protein MTHVPSASVQFDPATATIAVVTYNRSGLLTRLLTSITEMDPKPGHVVIIDNASTDDTTDVVESFRESLEPATLVYRRMETNTGGSGGFSEGMRVAYELGSQWIWLMDDDVEVLPDGLAKMGKWAPRFKSIQGRRYDYDGSEFYWQYRIAEPLGIPIPFAPAAFDESGFKPMNSGCFEGMFIHRDIVQQIGLPDPRFFIYWDDQTYGWLASRKTKAVIVDEFVLRRTREIKQWDMGIRHMNASSNAYRYYIMRNRAHIKQYYRSVGIYNPVAFGLGTALTFGKELIRLVAVEHTFRGTSNLFRGLRDGKKIAKDASWRPMPPLEAVA, encoded by the coding sequence GTGACCCACGTTCCGTCCGCCTCCGTGCAGTTCGATCCCGCCACCGCGACCATCGCCGTCGTGACCTACAACCGCTCGGGACTTCTGACGCGCCTGCTCACCAGCATCACGGAGATGGATCCCAAGCCCGGTCACGTCGTGATCATCGACAACGCGTCGACCGACGACACGACCGACGTCGTCGAGTCGTTCCGTGAGAGCCTCGAGCCCGCCACGCTCGTCTACCGTCGCATGGAGACCAACACCGGCGGCTCCGGCGGGTTCAGCGAGGGAATGCGGGTCGCATACGAGCTCGGCTCCCAGTGGATCTGGCTGATGGACGACGACGTCGAGGTGCTGCCGGACGGCCTCGCGAAGATGGGCAAGTGGGCACCTCGGTTCAAGAGCATCCAGGGCCGCCGTTATGACTACGACGGCAGCGAGTTCTACTGGCAGTACCGCATCGCCGAGCCCCTCGGCATCCCGATCCCCTTCGCTCCCGCCGCGTTCGACGAGTCGGGCTTCAAGCCGATGAACTCCGGATGCTTCGAGGGCATGTTCATCCACCGCGACATCGTGCAGCAGATCGGCCTGCCCGACCCGCGCTTCTTCATCTACTGGGACGACCAGACGTACGGCTGGCTCGCCTCACGCAAGACGAAGGCGGTGATCGTCGACGAGTTCGTGCTGCGTCGCACCCGCGAGATCAAGCAGTGGGACATGGGCATCCGCCACATGAACGCATCCTCGAACGCCTATCGGTACTACATCATGCGCAACCGCGCGCACATCAAGCAGTACTACCGGTCGGTCGGGATCTACAACCCGGTGGCCTTCGGGCTGGGCACGGCCCTGACCTTCGGCAAGGAGCTCATCCGTCTCGTCGCTGTGGAGCACACCTTCCGCGGCACGTCGAATCTGTTCCGAGGCCTGCGCGATGGGAAGAAGATCGCGAAGGATGCCTCGTGGCGCCCCATGCCGCCGCTCGAGGCGGTGGCCTGA
- a CDS encoding O-antigen ligase family protein: protein MTDTPRSGSPGWLGALLDSASFARAFTLIVFATVFSAHAIERIAGHVTYVTIVAGLCVLGLAVMIARRREISLLRLVPTTVLIFIGWALASVAWSSDASASFWSWVSMAALAFLAVVIGHVRDTLQTVRALGDVLRLLLSLSLAVEVLSGVLLDIPFTFLGIQGNIAQLGPVQGIFGTRNLLGFVAVIALITFLIEYRTQSVRPGVSVASVVLAGGLAALSDSPTVVVLALGVGLAVGALALVRHARAERRAALQLALGALVVVGVFVGYAARHPIIALLGAGTDFSMRVELWNFMVDILRQKPVQGFGWFGVWNQREYPFNAINFWLGTDHATGLNAYFDVALQLGWLGLVLFLAVGALALARSWLVAGERRSVVYAWTPLILVTLLIDSMFESFVLSGLGWLMLVLCAVRAGQSRSWRERLDSGTDAGGGGPAEASGLPHAQGEGAAGLPHAPDEPPQAQG from the coding sequence GTGACCGACACACCGCGCTCCGGATCGCCCGGGTGGCTGGGCGCGCTGCTGGACTCGGCATCCTTCGCCCGCGCCTTCACCCTCATCGTCTTCGCCACCGTCTTCTCCGCTCACGCGATCGAGCGGATCGCCGGCCACGTCACCTACGTGACCATCGTGGCCGGACTGTGCGTCCTGGGTCTGGCGGTCATGATCGCCCGCCGCCGCGAGATCTCGCTGCTGCGGCTGGTGCCCACGACCGTGCTGATCTTCATCGGGTGGGCACTCGCCAGCGTCGCGTGGAGCAGCGACGCGAGCGCATCGTTCTGGAGCTGGGTGTCGATGGCGGCGCTGGCGTTCCTCGCCGTCGTCATCGGACACGTGCGGGACACCCTGCAGACCGTCCGCGCGCTCGGGGACGTCCTGCGGCTGCTCCTCAGCCTCTCGCTCGCAGTCGAGGTGCTGTCGGGCGTGCTTCTGGACATCCCCTTCACCTTCCTCGGGATCCAGGGCAACATCGCCCAGCTGGGGCCGGTGCAGGGCATCTTCGGCACCCGCAACCTGCTCGGCTTCGTCGCCGTGATCGCGCTCATCACCTTCCTCATCGAGTACCGGACGCAGTCGGTGCGGCCCGGCGTCTCGGTGGCCTCGGTCGTGCTGGCCGGAGGCCTGGCGGCGCTCAGCGACTCCCCCACCGTCGTCGTGCTCGCGCTCGGCGTCGGCCTCGCCGTCGGCGCCCTCGCGCTCGTGCGCCACGCTCGCGCCGAGCGCCGTGCCGCCCTGCAGCTCGCACTCGGCGCTCTCGTCGTCGTCGGGGTGTTCGTCGGCTACGCCGCGCGGCATCCGATCATCGCGCTGCTGGGCGCCGGCACCGACTTCTCGATGCGCGTCGAACTGTGGAACTTCATGGTCGACATCCTCCGTCAGAAGCCGGTGCAGGGCTTCGGCTGGTTCGGCGTCTGGAACCAGCGCGAGTACCCGTTCAACGCCATCAACTTCTGGCTCGGCACCGACCACGCCACGGGCCTCAACGCCTACTTCGACGTGGCGCTGCAACTCGGGTGGCTGGGTCTCGTGCTGTTCCTCGCGGTCGGGGCGTTGGCACTGGCGCGATCCTGGCTCGTCGCCGGCGAGCGCCGCTCCGTCGTCTACGCCTGGACGCCGCTCATTCTCGTCACCCTTCTCATCGACTCCATGTTCGAGAGCTTCGTGCTGAGCGGGCTCGGCTGGCTCATGCTCGTGCTGTGCGCGGTGCGGGCGGGACAGTCGCGGTCGTGGCGCGAGCGGCTGGACAGCGGCACGGATGCCGGCGGCGGCGGGCCTGCGGAGGCGTCCGGGTTGCCGCATGCCCAGGGAGAAGGGGCGGCGGGGCTTCCTCACGCCCCGGATGAGCCGCCGCAGGCCCAAGGGTGA
- a CDS encoding O-antigen ligase family protein has product MAVHSKHPASAPPGPPVREKTGHLMLRGWCIFVLFMSLSGTAWVHAFGELTATVITIAGGVLSAVLWIIVRPPVQWRRLPWFVVAYVAWATLSIAWSAWPAASALTLLLLWITTLQAMFVGSVLTWRELVRAVASALKWTMALSFLFELWVWVFVRAPLMPGFVVETADDPIEYWSRNNLFEWDKRIQGIMGNANLLAPVALLAIIVFGIRLASGAPRRTFLWIWIGLSAFLFLRAGSATAYLTAGAVAVVLVTVLLMRTATKPGERTKYYVGYAVVGIGGLLGLWLLRDAIFTALGRSGDLTGREGIWEDVLARAAERPWTGWGFATPWVPSDPAFDEWIIDHGQTVMQAHNMWVDVRMQLGIIGVVLLALLYLAFVWRAWFFAVDRPRWDLRADRPYSPLTLLPTLVGAILLVQGLAESSPLLLWGWLFVVMLGAKIKQSPHVGVGPAEQSAAIERGDAVERDEPAGREPGSGAGAMTAGSRPAGRDA; this is encoded by the coding sequence ATGGCCGTCCACTCGAAGCATCCGGCGTCGGCGCCGCCGGGACCGCCGGTCCGCGAGAAGACCGGCCACCTCATGCTGCGCGGCTGGTGCATCTTCGTGCTGTTCATGTCGCTGTCCGGCACCGCCTGGGTGCACGCGTTCGGCGAACTCACCGCCACCGTGATCACCATCGCCGGCGGCGTGCTGTCGGCCGTGCTGTGGATCATCGTGCGCCCTCCCGTGCAGTGGCGGCGCCTCCCCTGGTTCGTGGTCGCGTACGTGGCGTGGGCGACGCTGTCGATCGCCTGGTCGGCGTGGCCGGCGGCGAGTGCACTCACCCTTCTGCTGCTGTGGATCACGACCCTGCAGGCGATGTTCGTCGGCAGCGTGCTCACCTGGCGCGAGCTCGTGCGCGCGGTCGCATCGGCGCTCAAGTGGACGATGGCGCTGTCGTTCCTGTTCGAGCTGTGGGTGTGGGTCTTCGTGCGCGCACCGCTGATGCCCGGCTTCGTCGTCGAGACGGCGGACGACCCGATCGAGTACTGGTCGCGCAACAACCTCTTCGAGTGGGACAAGCGCATCCAGGGCATCATGGGCAACGCCAATCTGCTGGCTCCCGTGGCGCTGCTCGCGATCATCGTGTTCGGCATCCGTCTCGCTTCCGGGGCGCCCCGGCGGACGTTCCTGTGGATCTGGATCGGGCTCTCGGCGTTCCTGTTCCTGCGCGCGGGATCGGCGACCGCCTACCTCACCGCCGGCGCGGTCGCCGTCGTCCTCGTCACGGTGCTCCTCATGCGCACCGCCACCAAGCCCGGTGAGCGCACCAAGTACTACGTCGGCTACGCGGTGGTCGGCATCGGCGGGCTCCTCGGACTGTGGCTGCTGCGCGATGCGATCTTCACCGCCCTCGGCCGCAGCGGCGACCTGACCGGCCGGGAGGGCATCTGGGAGGACGTTCTCGCCCGCGCGGCCGAGCGTCCCTGGACCGGCTGGGGATTCGCGACGCCGTGGGTGCCCTCGGATCCCGCGTTCGACGAATGGATCATCGACCACGGTCAGACCGTCATGCAGGCCCACAACATGTGGGTCGACGTCAGGATGCAGCTCGGGATCATCGGCGTCGTGCTGCTGGCGCTCCTCTACCTCGCCTTCGTGTGGCGCGCCTGGTTCTTCGCGGTCGACCGGCCGCGCTGGGATCTCCGCGCCGACCGCCCCTACTCGCCCCTCACGCTCCTGCCCACGCTCGTCGGTGCGATCCTTCTCGTGCAGGGCCTCGCCGAGTCCAGCCCGCTGCTGCTCTGGGGGTGGCTCTTCGTCGTCATGCTCGGCGCCAAGATCAAGCAGTCCCCGCACGTCGGCGTGGGACCCGCCGAGCAGAGCGCCGCGATCGAGCGCGGCGACGCCGTCGAGCGCGACGAGCCCGCCGGCAGGGAGCCCGGCTCCGGGGCCGGCGCGATGACGGCGGGAAGCCGCCCGGCAGGGCGCGACGCGTGA
- the manA gene encoding mannose-6-phosphate isomerase, class I, whose product MLIPLANDPRDYAWGSLSLLAELEGRAASGRPEAEVWFGDHPGDPAETPDGRTLDRWIADDGAASGIEEPLPYLLKLLAAASALSIQAHPSKTQAEAGFAREEAAGIPRDAADRTYRDANHKPELIVALSDTFRALAGLRELDATRRLVAGLGTRAVPLAQQLEGADASLSAVIGWLLSDGADAAREVIAAAVAAESDEFAAELELARTLDAGFPGDPGIVVALLMNLVTLRRGEGLFVPAGVLHAYLDGLGVELMAASDNVLRGGLTPKHVDAAELVSVLDPTPGVPPVIHARALGHGIRQYDVPVEDFALLAVTSAPEGVEVPLAGPAIAVATSGTPQVTGLASGGVAALAPGAAVLVTPDEGGLRVAGQGELFIALPGR is encoded by the coding sequence GTGCTGATTCCGCTTGCCAATGACCCCCGCGACTACGCATGGGGCTCGCTCTCCCTGCTCGCCGAACTCGAGGGACGCGCGGCGTCCGGCCGCCCCGAGGCGGAGGTGTGGTTCGGGGATCACCCGGGCGACCCGGCCGAGACGCCCGACGGCCGCACGCTCGACCGCTGGATCGCCGACGACGGGGCGGCATCGGGCATCGAGGAGCCGCTGCCGTATCTGCTGAAGCTGCTGGCGGCGGCATCCGCTCTCTCCATTCAGGCCCACCCGTCGAAGACGCAGGCCGAGGCCGGCTTCGCGCGCGAGGAGGCCGCGGGGATCCCGCGCGACGCCGCCGACCGCACCTACCGCGACGCGAACCACAAGCCCGAGCTGATCGTGGCGCTGAGCGACACGTTCCGCGCGCTGGCCGGGCTGCGCGAACTCGATGCCACGCGCCGCCTCGTCGCCGGGCTCGGAACGCGTGCGGTGCCGCTCGCGCAACAGCTGGAGGGGGCGGATGCCTCGCTCTCGGCCGTCATCGGCTGGCTCCTGTCCGATGGTGCCGACGCCGCGCGCGAGGTGATCGCCGCCGCTGTCGCGGCCGAGTCCGACGAGTTCGCCGCCGAGCTGGAGCTGGCACGGACGCTGGATGCCGGCTTCCCCGGCGATCCCGGGATCGTGGTGGCGCTGCTCATGAACCTCGTGACGCTTCGTCGCGGTGAGGGGCTGTTCGTGCCCGCCGGCGTCCTGCACGCCTACCTCGACGGTCTCGGGGTGGAGCTGATGGCAGCGAGCGACAACGTGCTGCGGGGCGGTCTCACGCCGAAGCACGTCGATGCGGCCGAGCTCGTGAGCGTGCTCGACCCCACACCGGGAGTGCCGCCCGTGATCCACGCGCGGGCGCTGGGTCACGGCATCCGTCAGTACGACGTGCCCGTCGAGGACTTCGCGCTGCTCGCCGTGACCTCTGCCCCGGAGGGTGTCGAGGTGCCGCTGGCCGGACCGGCGATCGCCGTCGCCACCAGCGGGACACCGCAGGTGACGGGCCTGGCATCGGGCGGCGTCGCCGCGTTGGCTCCGGGGGCGGCCGTCCTCGTCACCCCCGACGAAGGTGGCCTCCGGGTGGCGGGGCAGGGTGAGCTCTTCATCGCTCTCCCGGGGCGCTGA
- a CDS encoding WhiB family transcriptional regulator translates to MTVSQYRSGVPDDWFVDPVQLGVPGVRRNIDAEEDNPLAWQTDALCAQTDPEAFFPEKGGSTRDAKRICTSCDVRGECLEYALQNDERFGIWGGLSERERRKLKRRAG, encoded by the coding sequence ATGACGGTTTCTCAATACCGTTCCGGCGTTCCCGACGACTGGTTCGTCGATCCGGTTCAACTGGGGGTACCGGGGGTTCGCCGCAACATCGACGCGGAAGAGGACAATCCGCTCGCATGGCAGACCGACGCACTGTGTGCGCAGACCGATCCGGAGGCGTTCTTCCCTGAGAAGGGCGGCTCCACGCGTGATGCGAAGCGCATCTGCACGTCGTGCGACGTGCGAGGCGAATGCCTCGAGTATGCGCTGCAGAACGACGAGCGGTTCGGCATCTGGGGCGGTCTCAGCGAGCGCGAGCGTCGCAAGCTCAAGCGTCGAGCGGGCTGA